A genomic region of Micromonospora sp. NBRC 110009 contains the following coding sequences:
- a CDS encoding DinB family protein, whose translation MADLGDPKAALHHYLQATREDLIWKLDGLSEREARLPRTATGNNLLGVLKHCLNVEAGYFGPTFGREFPTPEELVPMQAFEEDPQADWYAREDETKDGLIDLYRRVGVFADQTIEQLPLDAPGRVPWWRPGGQDVTLHRIIIHVTGDLARHAGHADIMREQHDTAIGLRRESTNIPDDYDWPAYVTKLTKLADRFG comes from the coding sequence ATGGCTGACTTGGGCGACCCGAAGGCTGCGCTGCACCACTACCTCCAGGCGACTCGCGAAGACCTGATCTGGAAGCTCGACGGGCTGAGCGAACGCGAGGCCAGACTGCCCCGCACCGCGACCGGCAACAACCTGCTGGGAGTCCTCAAGCACTGCCTCAATGTCGAGGCCGGCTACTTCGGGCCCACCTTCGGGCGCGAATTCCCGACGCCTGAGGAACTGGTCCCCATGCAGGCGTTTGAGGAGGACCCGCAGGCGGACTGGTACGCGCGGGAGGACGAGACGAAGGATGGGCTGATCGACCTGTATCGCCGTGTCGGGGTGTTCGCGGACCAGACGATCGAACAGCTACCCCTCGACGCGCCGGGGCGGGTGCCGTGGTGGCGACCAGGTGGACAGGACGTGACGCTGCACCGGATCATCATCCACGTGACCGGCGACCTCGCTCGTCACGCCGGTCACGCCGACATCATGCGCGAGCAGCACGACACCGCGATCGGCCTGCGGCGGGAGAGCACCAACATCCCTGACGACTATGACTGGCCGGCGTACGTCACCAAGCTGACGAAGCTGGCTGACCGGTTCGGATAG
- a CDS encoding class I SAM-dependent methyltransferase, translating into MKTEQVRRAYASVAELYIELFGTSQQVHADDLALIGRHLAGRPGTVLDLGCGPGHITGYLRSLGVDATGIDLVPEFIAHAQATHPNGRYQLGSLENLAVADHSIAGILAWYSLIHLPPQDVDGVLAEFRRAMVPGGTLVLGLFVGDEVAAFDHKVVTAYRWPVDEFSERLRRAGFTEVERLPRLSDGTHRPHAALAAVAAEG; encoded by the coding sequence GTGAAGACGGAGCAGGTCCGGCGGGCGTATGCGTCCGTCGCGGAGCTCTACATCGAGCTGTTCGGGACAAGCCAGCAGGTACATGCCGACGACCTCGCCCTTATCGGGCGACATCTGGCGGGCCGACCTGGCACGGTGCTCGATCTGGGCTGCGGGCCTGGCCATATCACCGGTTACCTTCGCTCGCTGGGCGTCGACGCAACGGGAATCGACCTGGTCCCCGAGTTCATCGCCCACGCGCAGGCAACCCACCCGAATGGCAGGTACCAGCTCGGGTCGCTGGAAAATCTCGCCGTCGCCGACCACTCCATCGCCGGCATCCTGGCCTGGTACTCGTTGATCCATCTACCGCCGCAAGATGTTGACGGCGTGCTCGCGGAGTTCCGGCGAGCAATGGTCCCAGGCGGAACGTTGGTGCTCGGTCTCTTCGTCGGTGACGAGGTCGCCGCCTTCGACCACAAGGTCGTGACCGCCTATCGCTGGCCCGTCGACGAGTTCTCCGAACGGCTGAGGCGAGCCGGCTTCACGGAAGTCGAGCGTCTGCCGCGGCTCAGCGACGGCACCCATCGGCCACACGCCGCCCTCGCGGCAGTCGCAGCCGAAGGGTGA
- a CDS encoding nitroreductase/quinone reductase family protein: protein MWSTSRVTHPPSAPLPSDVEARLALDPNVWLCTVRRDGSPHVTPVWFVYADGVWWIGCDGRSVKVRNLVADPRVSLALEDGAAPVVAEGVAHLHRGDFPTEVVEAFASKYGGWDVRERVAQEGDRVLLEIPVRRWLLAGMAQ from the coding sequence ATGTGGTCCACTTCCCGGGTGACTCACCCTCCCTCGGCACCACTTCCGTCGGACGTCGAGGCCCGACTGGCCCTCGATCCGAACGTATGGCTGTGCACGGTGCGCCGCGATGGCTCCCCCCACGTGACGCCGGTCTGGTTCGTCTACGCGGACGGCGTGTGGTGGATCGGCTGCGACGGTCGCAGCGTCAAGGTGCGGAACCTGGTGGCCGACCCGAGGGTGTCCCTGGCCTTGGAGGACGGGGCCGCGCCCGTCGTAGCCGAGGGCGTCGCCCACCTGCACCGCGGCGACTTCCCCACCGAAGTCGTCGAGGCGTTCGCCAGCAAGTACGGAGGATGGGACGTCAGGGAGCGGGTCGCTCAGGAGGGTGACCGGGTATTGCTGGAGATTCCCGTCCGACGGTGGCTGCTCGCGGGCATGGCTCAGTGA
- a CDS encoding VOC family protein encodes MTARLDLAIFDAADINRVGSFYAGITGWDVVRQDPDRFGLRTPDGQEIEFQRAPDHVAPQWPGQEHPQQLHLDLQTADPRAEAGRAVGLGATRLADGPTWITLADPAGHPFDLCQADGVGPVMRLFAVTIDAPDASALAHFYADLTGMALSYDGLEGALITGDGKSLMFQQVDDYDPPRWPDPAHPQQAHLDLLVDDLDTGEARAVELGARRLGAGGERFRVFTDPAGHPFCLVR; translated from the coding sequence GTGACAGCTCGTCTGGACCTGGCCATCTTCGACGCGGCGGACATCAACCGGGTCGGTTCGTTCTACGCCGGGATTACCGGCTGGGACGTTGTCCGCCAGGACCCCGACCGGTTCGGCCTCCGGACTCCCGACGGGCAGGAGATCGAATTTCAGCGCGCACCCGACCACGTCGCGCCGCAGTGGCCCGGGCAGGAGCACCCGCAGCAACTCCATCTCGATCTGCAGACCGCAGATCCCCGAGCGGAGGCCGGGCGGGCGGTCGGCCTCGGCGCCACCCGGCTGGCCGACGGACCGACCTGGATCACCCTGGCCGACCCGGCCGGCCACCCGTTCGACCTCTGCCAGGCCGACGGCGTCGGCCCGGTGATGCGGCTGTTCGCCGTGACGATCGACGCCCCCGACGCATCGGCCCTGGCCCACTTCTACGCCGACCTCACCGGTATGGCGCTCAGCTACGACGGCCTCGAGGGCGCGCTCATCACCGGTGACGGGAAGAGCCTGATGTTCCAGCAGGTCGACGACTACGACCCGCCCCGCTGGCCGGATCCCGCGCACCCGCAGCAGGCCCACCTCGACCTCTTGGTCGACGACCTCGACACCGGGGAGGCGCGGGCGGTGGAGCTGGGCGCTCGCCGGCTGGGCGCCGGCGGTGAACGCTTCAGAGTCTTCACCGACCCGGCCGGCCACCCGTTCTGCCTCGTCCGGTAG
- a CDS encoding amino acid permease, with protein sequence MATTPAPTAEQPMDDDARRLAELGYKQELHRKWSGFSNFAISFSIISILAGCFTTFGQAWNNGGPVAISWGWPLISLFILIIGFCMAELVSAYPTAGGIYWWAATMGRPVHGWFTGWLNLIGLVAVTASVDYGCATFLNLTLSALFDGWAGTAHQTFGLFVVILALHGLINIYGHRIIDVLQNVSVWWHVAGAAAVVLILLLVPDDHQSFKFVFTERFNNSGFGDGDTGGLTFWFYVLPLGFLLTQYTITGFDACAHVSEETRGASKAAAQGLWRSIFYSAVGGWILLLAFLFAATDVDAINKAGGFSGAIFESALTPFFFKAVIIISTIGQFFCGMSCVTSMSRMAYAFSRDRAVPGWRLWSRVNRNGTPVNAIIAATLAGLVLTLPALYQKAGVPVAFYAVVSVAVIGLYLSFLIPIFLRLRMGDRFVPGPWTLGARYKLLGWIAVIEIAVISVYFVLPIVPAGVPGNAEFSWTAVNYAPLAIGGVLLGVAIWWYASARKWFTGPRRTVDVPVQRSTMDAAPADEPA encoded by the coding sequence TTGGCCACGACGCCCGCGCCGACCGCCGAGCAACCCATGGACGACGACGCCCGACGGCTCGCCGAACTCGGCTACAAACAGGAGCTGCACCGCAAGTGGAGCGGCTTCTCCAACTTCGCCATCTCGTTCTCGATCATCTCGATCCTGGCCGGCTGCTTCACCACCTTCGGCCAGGCGTGGAACAACGGCGGTCCGGTCGCCATCTCCTGGGGCTGGCCGCTGATCTCGCTGTTCATCCTGATCATCGGCTTCTGCATGGCCGAGCTGGTCTCGGCCTACCCGACCGCCGGCGGGATCTACTGGTGGGCCGCCACCATGGGGCGGCCCGTGCACGGCTGGTTCACCGGCTGGCTCAACCTGATCGGCCTGGTGGCGGTGACCGCCTCCGTCGACTACGGCTGCGCCACCTTCCTCAACCTCACCCTCTCCGCGCTCTTCGACGGCTGGGCCGGCACGGCGCACCAGACCTTCGGGCTGTTCGTGGTGATCCTGGCCCTGCACGGGCTGATCAACATCTACGGGCACCGCATCATCGACGTACTCCAGAACGTCTCGGTCTGGTGGCACGTGGCCGGCGCGGCCGCGGTGGTGCTCATCCTGCTCCTGGTCCCCGACGACCACCAGAGCTTCAAGTTCGTCTTCACCGAGCGGTTCAACAACTCCGGCTTCGGCGACGGCGACACCGGCGGGCTCACCTTCTGGTTCTACGTGCTGCCGCTGGGCTTCCTGCTCACCCAGTACACGATCACCGGCTTCGACGCCTGCGCGCACGTCTCCGAGGAGACCCGGGGCGCCTCGAAGGCCGCCGCCCAGGGCCTCTGGCGGTCGATCTTCTATTCCGCGGTGGGCGGCTGGATCCTGCTGCTCGCCTTCCTCTTCGCGGCCACCGACGTGGACGCGATCAACAAGGCCGGCGGCTTCTCCGGGGCGATCTTCGAGTCCGCGCTGACCCCGTTCTTCTTCAAGGCCGTCATCATCATCTCCACCATCGGCCAGTTCTTCTGCGGGATGAGCTGCGTGACCTCGATGTCCCGGATGGCGTACGCGTTCAGCCGGGACCGCGCGGTGCCGGGCTGGCGGCTCTGGTCCCGGGTGAACCGCAACGGCACCCCGGTCAACGCGATCATCGCGGCCACCCTGGCCGGGCTGGTGCTCACCCTGCCCGCGCTCTACCAGAAGGCCGGCGTGCCGGTCGCCTTCTACGCGGTGGTCTCGGTCGCGGTGATCGGGCTGTACCTGTCCTTCCTCATCCCGATCTTCCTGCGGCTGCGAATGGGGGACCGGTTCGTCCCGGGCCCGTGGACGCTGGGCGCGAGGTACAAGCTGCTCGGCTGGATAGCGGTGATCGAGATCGCGGTCATCTCCGTCTACTTCGTGCTGCCGATCGTGCCGGCCGGCGTGCCCGGCAACGCGGAGTTCAGTTGGACGGCCGTGAACTACGCCCCGCTCGCCATCGGCGGGGTGCTGCTCGGCGTGGCGATCTGGTGGTACGCCTCGGCCCGGAAGTGGTTCACCGGCCCCCGCCGTACCGTCGACGTGCCGGTGCAGCGCTCCACCATGGACGCCGCACCGGCCGACGAGCCGGCCTGA
- a CDS encoding DUF456 domain-containing protein gives MSLTDTQAVVSVVAALAILAGLAGVVVPGLPALPLCWGGVLVWALFGGAGPGRWAVLAAATVVAGGGTVVKYAWPGRNLKRTGVPTSSLLAGGLLGLVGFFVVPVVGLPIGFVGGIWGAERLRLGSNQLAWPATVQAVKAAGLSMLVEFLAGLVIAVLWVAGLLFA, from the coding sequence ATGAGCTTGACGGACACCCAGGCCGTGGTCTCGGTGGTGGCTGCGCTGGCGATCCTGGCCGGGCTGGCCGGGGTGGTGGTGCCCGGGCTGCCGGCGCTGCCGCTGTGCTGGGGCGGGGTGCTGGTGTGGGCGCTCTTCGGCGGGGCCGGCCCGGGCCGTTGGGCGGTGCTCGCGGCGGCGACCGTGGTCGCCGGCGGCGGCACGGTGGTCAAGTACGCCTGGCCGGGGCGGAACCTGAAACGGACCGGGGTGCCCACCTCGTCCCTGCTGGCCGGCGGGCTGCTCGGCCTGGTCGGCTTCTTCGTCGTCCCGGTCGTCGGCCTGCCGATCGGCTTCGTCGGCGGGATCTGGGGCGCGGAACGGCTGCGGCTGGGCAGCAACCAGCTGGCCTGGCCGGCCACCGTGCAGGCGGTCAAGGCGGCCGGACTGTCCATGCTGGTCGAGTTCCTGGCCGGGCTGGTCATCGCCGTGCTCTGGGTGGCCGGGCTGCTGTTCGCCTGA
- a CDS encoding putative bifunctional diguanylate cyclase/phosphodiesterase, with product MHGPGPDGGGFSRPGAQAYAAEWARAVRRIGFVPLSATETERLLLVHTVRLGQALVAPTFSAQAAEDVGQALVEAHLTEPGALDWSIQALGDRFLPWVLPVRTELPEARERIAAMQGALAAGFARALRDRTFSQQERIARSAWQARDAVEQALRDSEARFRAVFTGAAIGIGIAGVDGRMIDVNQSFANMLGYRIEELREMNVGALFHADDAAGMWELYQELVGGKHDSARVEKRYHRKDGSVVWTDLAVSLIRYDDGRPRFTVAMIEDITERYELQQRLRFQALHDPLTGLPNRTLFFETLGEIFETAGPEQRIGLCFIDLDGFKAINDSLGHDLGDRLLKVIGRRLADCVAGRGHLVARMGGDEFVILVDSDGGLDDAVELAELALAAVSAPVNVGDQQLAVSASIGIVECPAAETSASELMKAADTTLYWAKAEGRGRWAVYDPERSAADIARSALAAGLPAALDRGEFVLHYQPIVSLLDRSLVAVEALVRWQHPELGLIGPDRFIGLAEETGLIVRLGAWVLKQACRDAEGWRRAYPGTRLVVSVNLAARQADDPAIVETVAEALQHTGLPAALLQLELTESAVMGTAGEPLRSLRRLADLGVRLAIDDFGTGYSNLAYLRRLPIHCLKLAGPFVEGIRADGTDVAADHRDERIVDALVRLAHALELWVTAEAVETEAQAERLRALRCDTGQGRWFGAPMPAEQIRARLAGGEAAA from the coding sequence ATGCACGGCCCGGGCCCCGACGGGGGCGGCTTCAGCCGGCCGGGCGCCCAGGCGTACGCCGCCGAGTGGGCCCGGGCGGTGCGCCGCATCGGATTCGTGCCGCTCAGCGCGACCGAGACCGAGCGGCTCCTGCTCGTGCACACCGTACGGCTGGGTCAGGCCCTGGTCGCCCCGACGTTCTCCGCGCAAGCGGCGGAGGACGTCGGGCAGGCCCTGGTGGAGGCGCACCTCACCGAGCCGGGGGCGCTGGACTGGTCGATCCAGGCGCTCGGTGACCGGTTCCTGCCCTGGGTGCTGCCCGTCCGCACGGAGCTGCCCGAGGCGCGGGAGCGGATCGCCGCCATGCAGGGCGCGCTGGCCGCCGGCTTCGCCCGGGCGCTGCGCGACCGCACGTTCAGCCAGCAGGAGCGGATCGCCCGCTCGGCCTGGCAGGCGCGGGACGCGGTCGAGCAGGCCCTGCGGGACAGCGAGGCCCGGTTCCGCGCCGTCTTCACGGGTGCGGCGATCGGGATCGGCATCGCCGGCGTCGACGGCCGGATGATCGACGTCAACCAGTCCTTCGCGAACATGCTCGGCTACCGCATCGAGGAGCTGCGCGAGATGAATGTCGGGGCGCTGTTCCACGCCGACGACGCGGCCGGGATGTGGGAGCTCTACCAGGAGCTGGTCGGGGGCAAGCACGACAGTGCCCGGGTGGAGAAGCGCTACCACCGCAAGGACGGCAGTGTGGTCTGGACCGACCTGGCCGTCTCGCTGATCCGCTACGACGACGGCCGTCCCCGGTTCACGGTCGCGATGATCGAGGACATCACCGAGCGGTACGAACTCCAGCAGCGGCTGCGCTTCCAGGCGCTGCACGACCCGCTCACCGGCCTGCCCAACCGGACGCTCTTCTTCGAGACGCTGGGGGAGATCTTCGAAACGGCCGGCCCGGAGCAGCGGATCGGGCTCTGCTTCATCGACCTGGACGGCTTCAAGGCGATCAACGACAGCCTCGGCCACGACCTCGGCGACCGGCTGCTCAAGGTGATCGGCCGGCGGCTGGCCGACTGCGTGGCCGGCCGCGGTCACCTGGTGGCCCGGATGGGCGGCGACGAGTTCGTCATCCTGGTCGACTCCGACGGCGGCCTCGACGACGCGGTGGAGCTGGCCGAGCTGGCCCTCGCCGCGGTCTCCGCCCCGGTCAACGTCGGGGACCAGCAGCTCGCCGTCTCGGCCAGCATCGGCATCGTGGAGTGCCCGGCGGCGGAGACCAGCGCCTCCGAGCTGATGAAGGCCGCCGACACCACCCTCTACTGGGCCAAGGCCGAGGGGCGGGGGCGCTGGGCCGTCTACGATCCGGAGCGCAGCGCCGCCGACATCGCCCGGTCCGCCCTGGCGGCGGGGCTGCCGGCCGCGCTGGACCGGGGCGAGTTCGTGCTGCACTACCAGCCCATCGTGTCCCTGCTGGACCGGTCCCTGGTGGCGGTGGAGGCGCTGGTCCGCTGGCAGCACCCGGAGTTGGGGCTGATCGGCCCGGACCGGTTCATCGGCCTGGCCGAGGAGACCGGCCTGATCGTCCGGCTCGGCGCCTGGGTGCTCAAGCAGGCGTGCCGGGACGCGGAGGGCTGGCGGCGGGCGTACCCGGGCACGCGGCTGGTCGTCAGCGTCAACCTGGCCGCCCGGCAGGCCGACGACCCGGCGATCGTGGAGACCGTCGCCGAGGCGCTGCAGCACACCGGGCTCCCGGCCGCACTGCTGCAACTGGAGCTGACCGAGAGCGCCGTCATGGGCACCGCGGGGGAGCCGCTACGCTCCCTGCGGCGCCTCGCCGACCTCGGCGTACGGCTGGCCATCGACGACTTCGGCACCGGCTACTCGAACCTGGCGTACCTGCGCCGGCTGCCGATCCACTGCCTGAAGCTGGCCGGCCCGTTCGTCGAGGGGATCCGGGCCGACGGGACCGACGTGGCCGCCGACCACCGGGACGAGCGGATCGTCGACGCGCTGGTCCGGCTGGCGCACGCGCTGGAGCTGTGGGTGACCGCCGAGGCGGTGGAGACGGAGGCGCAGGCCGAGCGGCTGCGCGCGCTGCGCTGCGACACCGGCCAGGGCCGCTGGTTCGGCGCCCCGATGCCGGCCGAGCAGATCCGGGCCCGGCTGGCCGGCGGGGAGGCCGCGGCATGA
- a CDS encoding SAM-dependent methyltransferase produces the protein MQTPDGLPAEIDLTRPSAARVYDYFLGGAHNFEIDRQLAEQIAAMTPNLAATMRSGREFLRRAVRVLLDAGIDQFLDIGSGIPTVGNVHEVAQAANPAARIVYVDIDPVAVAHSRELLAGNDRATAIHGDLREPKLILDQARAGRLIDFDRPLGILLAGVVHFIPDADRPADILATLRAAAAPGSFLVISHSTFEDQPQEMLDAQRLSARTATEITLRSRAEITGYFGDWTLLEPGVVHMPLWRPDSPSDVDDHPERFGAFGGVARYDRTAG, from the coding sequence ATGCAGACGCCGGACGGACTTCCCGCCGAGATCGACCTGACCCGCCCGAGCGCGGCCCGGGTCTACGACTACTTCCTCGGCGGGGCGCACAACTTCGAGATCGACCGGCAGTTGGCCGAGCAGATCGCCGCCATGACGCCGAACCTGGCCGCCACCATGCGCTCCGGCCGGGAGTTCCTGCGCCGGGCCGTGCGGGTGCTGCTCGACGCCGGCATCGACCAGTTTCTCGACATCGGCTCGGGCATCCCGACGGTGGGCAACGTCCACGAGGTCGCCCAGGCGGCCAACCCGGCGGCCCGGATCGTCTACGTCGACATCGACCCGGTCGCCGTGGCGCACAGCCGGGAACTGCTCGCCGGCAACGACCGGGCCACCGCCATCCACGGTGACCTGCGCGAGCCGAAGCTGATCCTGGACCAGGCCCGGGCCGGCCGTCTGATCGACTTCGACCGGCCGCTGGGCATCCTGCTCGCCGGGGTGGTGCACTTCATCCCCGACGCGGACCGGCCCGCCGACATCCTGGCCACCCTGCGGGCCGCCGCCGCGCCCGGCAGCTTCCTGGTCATCTCGCACTCGACCTTCGAGGACCAGCCGCAGGAGATGCTCGACGCGCAGCGGCTGTCGGCGCGTACCGCCACCGAGATCACCCTCCGCTCGCGGGCCGAGATCACCGGCTACTTCGGCGACTGGACCCTCCTCGAACCGGGCGTGGTGCACATGCCGCTGTGGCGACCCGACTCGCCGTCCGACGTGGACGACCACCCCGAGCGGTTCGGGGCGTTCGGCGGCGTCGCCCGGTACGACCGGACCGCCGGCTGA
- the pcaF gene encoding 3-oxoadipyl-CoA thiolase: MTVAYLVAGVRTPIGRYAGALAGVRPDDLAAHVIRELVARHPSVDWARTDDVILGCANQAGEDNRNVARMAALLGGLPEEVPGSTVNRLCGSGLDALATAARSIAAGEADLVVAGGVESMSRAPFVMPKATTAFARTAEVYDTTIGWRLVNPLMKRGWGIDSMPETAENVAAEYGVDRAAQDEFALRSQQRAAKAQADGRLAEEIVPVTVPAGKRETKLVDTDEHPRETALAKLAALPTPFREGGTVTAGNSSGVNDGAVALLVASAAAVERYGLTPLARVTGAAAAGVPPRIMGIGPVPATRKLLDRQGLGLADLDVIELNEAFAAQSVAVLRELGLPEGAEHVNPNGGAIALGHPLGASGARLALTAALELRRRGGRRALATMCIGVGQGISLLLESAA; encoded by the coding sequence ATGACCGTGGCCTACCTCGTTGCCGGAGTCCGCACCCCGATCGGCCGGTACGCCGGCGCCCTCGCCGGGGTACGCCCCGACGACCTGGCCGCCCACGTGATCCGTGAGCTGGTCGCCCGCCACCCCTCGGTGGACTGGGCCCGCACCGACGACGTGATCCTGGGCTGCGCCAACCAGGCCGGCGAGGACAACCGCAACGTGGCCCGGATGGCGGCGCTGCTCGGCGGGCTGCCCGAGGAGGTCCCCGGCAGCACGGTCAACCGGCTCTGCGGCTCCGGCCTGGACGCCCTCGCCACCGCCGCCCGGTCCATCGCCGCCGGGGAGGCCGACCTGGTGGTCGCCGGCGGGGTGGAGAGCATGAGCCGGGCGCCCTTCGTCATGCCGAAGGCCACCACCGCGTTCGCCCGCACCGCCGAGGTCTACGACACCACCATCGGCTGGCGGCTGGTGAACCCGCTGATGAAGCGGGGCTGGGGCATCGACTCGATGCCGGAGACGGCGGAGAACGTGGCCGCCGAGTACGGCGTCGACCGCGCCGCGCAGGACGAGTTCGCCCTCCGCTCCCAGCAGCGGGCCGCCAAGGCGCAGGCCGACGGCCGGCTGGCCGAGGAGATCGTGCCGGTGACCGTGCCGGCCGGCAAGCGGGAGACGAAGCTGGTCGACACCGACGAGCACCCCCGGGAGACCGCCCTGGCGAAGCTCGCCGCGCTGCCCACCCCGTTCCGGGAAGGCGGCACGGTGACCGCCGGCAACTCCTCGGGCGTCAACGACGGCGCGGTGGCCCTGCTGGTCGCCTCGGCGGCGGCCGTCGAGCGGTACGGCCTCACCCCGCTGGCCCGGGTGACCGGGGCGGCGGCGGCCGGTGTGCCGCCCCGGATCATGGGCATCGGGCCGGTCCCGGCGACCCGCAAGCTGCTCGACCGGCAGGGCCTGGGCCTGGCCGACCTCGACGTGATCGAGCTGAACGAGGCGTTCGCCGCCCAGTCCGTGGCGGTGCTGCGCGAGTTGGGGCTGCCCGAGGGCGCCGAGCACGTCAACCCGAACGGCGGGGCCATCGCGCTGGGCCACCCGCTCGGCGCCAGCGGTGCCCGGCTGGCGCTGACCGCCGCGCTGGAGCTGCGCCGCCGGGGCGGCCGGCGGGCCCTCGCCACCATGTGCATCGGCGTCGGGCAGGGCATCTCGCTGCTGCTGGAGTCGGCCGCCTGA